ATGCAATCGGATTTGAAAAAGGTAAACACGAGATTACTTTGAGTTTGTTTGAAGAAATTTTAAAGCGGATCATGGTTCCTCTAGATGAATTCTTTTTTATTTACAGAGACTTTTCTTCGACAGAGGATGATAGTTTTTGGATTGATTTCGTCGAGCTATCAGGTAAAAATGATGTTGTAGGGATGCAGGCGTTGCTAGATAAAATAACTTTAGAGCGAACGGAGCAGTCAGAAGTTAGAAAAGCGATACTTCATACGAGAATTCAAACTATTAATCATTATTTGCGTACGAATGTGTTTGATGAATCGAATATTTCTGATGAATATAAAAAAATTATTCATGACTATCTTTGGAAAATGCAGACGTGGACTTTAGAAGAGGTTCGTATTTTTTCCAACGGCATATCATTTTTTGAGGAAGAAGTACAAATTCACTTTTATCAAATTATGTTGAAATCGTATGAAAAGTATAGGTACTATGATAGAGGAAGACTGCTATTTTGCCATCTATTTGCTAATCTGACAGATGAACTCATCATACAGAATAAAATCAATTATGCGAATCTAGTACTCGAAAAATTAAAAGAAGCATCTGAAACAAGTGGTAGTTTTAACAGTGCTTTTTATCGAATAGTAGCCAATTATTATCAAGGAGCTATTTGGATGAAAGAAGGCGAAGTGGAAAAGGGCTATCACCAGGCCAAAAGAGCCATTCAAACATGGAAAGAACTGCACTATGAAGCAATAGCAGATTTGTATAGCGTGGTTTTAAAACAATTTTTAGAAAAAGAAAATATCCAAGTAGAAGATTAACTATCCGAAGATTTTCTATTTAAAAACACTAAAATGGAGTCGTTTTAGTGTTTTTTTGTTTGTCGTAAAGAGGTTTTATGTACTATATATAGCACTATTTACAGAGAGAAAACAAAGGAATGTAAAATAAAGGCAAGAATTGAGCTAAGAGGAGGTCTTCGGATGATAAGTTATGGTGAGCTGATTCGGCAAATAAGGCAGTCTAAAAAAATTTCCCAAAAAGAAGTGTACACAGGGGTTATTAGTAAATCTTATGCAATTGAATTTGAAAAGGGGACACATGCAATATCAAGCCTATTACTCGAGAAAATTGTCGCTAAGTTAATGGTGAGTATGGAGGAATTTTTCTTAATGTATCATCAAGAGGAGTTGCCGGAGAAGGAAGATTTTTGGGAAACTTACGCGCGGACATGTAAAACGGATGAAGCAAGCGCTTGGGAATCCCTTTACCAAAAAATATCATTAGAAAAAGGAAAAGTTAATCAAGTGAAAAGCGCGGCGATAAAACTGGAGTTAGATCATATAAAAGGCAAACAAGTGGCGGACAAAAAAGCGGTTCAAATTTTGGAGAATTATTTGATTGAAGCGGTTTTTTGGACATTGCAGGATATCTTTTTATTTACGCGGATGATGCACTATTTGCCACTGAAAAGCCGAGTACCGTTCTATTATAAATTGTTAAACACGCTGGATAGATACCGCCATTTTGAACGAGGAAGAAGCATTTTACAATCGGCGCTGGCTAGTATCATGGATGATTTTATAGAGAGAAATGAAATAGAGCATATGGAGCTAATGATAAAAAGCTTAGAGAAAATTAGTGAGGACTGTGATGGTACTTATTTCAAAATTCTTTGTATGTATTATCGTGGAATTGTACGGTGGGGAGAAGGCGAAGAGCGCGAAGGTGGCGAAGAAATCGATCAGGCAGTAGCTATTTTGCGGGCATTAGGTTATGAAAATAAAGCGGCAGAGTATGAAACCATGTACCGGCAATTTGCGAGGGAAAACAACGATATAAAAACGATGGAATGAAAGCTAAAAAGGACTATTCTTTTTGGTTTTCTTTTTTTGAGTAGTATATATGCGACATTAGAAAATTTTAAGACTCCGCATAGTATTATATAGACTGAAGTACGGCTTAAAGCCACATTGACAGTGAAGGGAGGGGCTTTGGCAAAGAAACTAAATGCCAACTGACACTGCAAATTTAGCGTTAAAAGGAGGAAGATTGTTATTTTAAAGAAAATATTTATTGCATTAATTGCGCTTGTAGTTATTATCAATACAGTTAGTTTTACGGCTGTTTCTGCAAGTACACCTACATGGTTAGAACAAACCATGAATAGTAATGAACCGTTTATAAAAGAGATTGAAAAAGAAACTGGTAAGACGAGAGCGAATATTACACAGACAGATTTAGAAGCTATAACTGCCTTGCGAGTAACAGGGGCAAGTGATATTCCGACTAATATTGATATGTTAACTCATTTAACTACGTTAGAAGTTAAAAATGGGACATTATCTTCCGTATCTAACTCAGTGGGGAATTTAAAGGAGTTAAAAATCTTAGTTCTGAATGATAATAATTTAAGCACCTTTCCAATGATTGCTTTCCAACTACCTAAGTTAGAAGAATTACAAGTTTCTGGGGGAACAATAGAAGAAATCCCTGCCACAATAACAAATATGGCGAGTCATTTGAAATTCTTAGGAATATTAAATAACCATTTAGTGAAGGTGCCAGACGCAATTTTCACTACGAACTGGACAAATGCTACTGGGGGAGACTTAGACTTAATGGCTGCAGGGAACCAGATTGTAACCAATATTCCTGCCAACTATATAAGCCAGTTTAATAATGGGGATAACCTATTAGAATTTTACGATAACAACTATCAAAAGCAAGACCAACTAACTACAACACCTGGATATACCATTGATGTACCTGTTGGAACTGATTTTAATCAATTAACACCAGACAAAACGAAACTCGCACTAACATCTGGACGAACTTTACTCGCACAACACGAATTCGAGTATTATGATGATGGTTCAAGTTCACTAATCCACAATGGCGTGGCAGCAGCACCGGGTCAAGCGACCATTTTCATCAAAAGCAAGTTTTCCACGCAATCGAACAAATTTGCCAGAACACAAGTTACAGTAAACATCACCGCGCTAAACGGCGGACCTATTACCGTGAAACATGAAGATACAAAAGGGCAAGAACTTGCGCCACCTGTCATTTTAAATGGTAAAGACGGGGATCCTTATACAACGACACAAAAAACTTTCCCAGGCTACACTTTAGTTGCAACACCAGCCAATCAAAATGGTACATTCACCATGAACCCGGCTACAGTCAACTATGTATACAGCGCAAATGATTATAAACTAACATCTACTTTCAAAGATGCCCAAGGTCAAGAACTAAAAGCGCCAGTTGTGGATACAAAAGATTACCATATCCAAGACAACTATACTACAACAGCAGCAACCATTCCGGGCTATTCTTTAGTTTCCACACCAGCTAATCAGAACGGAACTTTTGGAGCTGGGAATGTCACGGTTAATTATGTATACAAAAAAGACGATTACACACTTACTTCCACTTACAAAGATACGAATGGTCAAGAACTAAAAGCACCAGTGGTAGATGCGACAACGTATCATTATCAAGACACGTATACAACAACAGCCGCAGTTTTCCCAGGTTATACGTTAGTAGCAACGCCAACAAACGCTACTGGGACATTTGGTTCGTCAAACATCACTGTTAATTACGTATATCAAGCAAATGGCTATCAATTAACTTCTACATTTAAAGATCAACAAGGGAAGACAATCGCACCAGATGATGTCGATACTAAAACCTATCACGTGAACGATCCCTATACAACAACTGCCAAAACGATCCCGGGTTACACATTAGTAACAACACCTGCGAATGACCAAGGTAATTTTGGAACAAGCGATATTACGGTTGATTACGTTTATAAAGCAGAAGATTATACATTAACTTCGACTTACAAAGATGCACAAGGTAAAGAATTAAAACAACCCGTTGTAGATAGTAAAAAATATCATATTCAAGACAACTATTCTACAAGTGCAGCAACCATTCCGGGTTATACGCTAGTAGCGACACCTGCGAACGAAACAGGAACCTTCCATACAAGCGATGTTACGGTTAATTATGTGTATAAATTAACAGACTTAAAATTAACTTCGACATATAAAGATGCGCAAGGAACTGAGTTAAAACCACCCGTTGTAGATAGCAAAACGTATCATATTCAAGATAACTATGCTACAACTGCAGCTGTCATTCCTGGCTATACATTAGTCGCAACACCAGCGAACCAATCAGGCACTTTTGGTAGCACGGATATTCAAGTGAACTATGTGTACCAAGCAGTTGCTTATAAACTAACTTCGACGTATAAAGATCAACAAGGGAATGATTTAGCTTTACCAAAAGTAGATTCGAAAACGTACCATATTCAGGATGGTTACACGACGAGTGATATTGCTATTCCAGGCTATACATTAGTCGCGGCTCCAACGAATCAAACAGGTACATTTGGCGCGAGTGATGTAACCGTGAATTATGTCTACAAAGCCAATGACTACACACTAACTTCAACATATAAAGATGCACAAGGTAAGGAATTAAAAACGCCAGTCATAGACAGTCAAAAATATCACATTAACGACACTTATACTACGACAGGAGCTACTATTCCAGGTTACACATTAGTCGCAGCACCAGCGAATCAATCAGGTACATTTGGCGCGGCGAATGTAACAGTCAACTATGTATACAAAGCAGATGATTACACATTAACTTCGACCTACAAAGATGCAAACGGCAAAGAATTAAAAGCGCCAGTTGTAGACAGCAAAACTTACCATACAAAAGATAACTATTCTACTAGCGCAGCAACCATTCCTGGCTACACACTAGTGGCAGCACCAGCAAATCAAACAGGTACATTTAATACGAGCAATGTGACAGTCAATTATGTTTACAAGGCGAATGAATATACCTTAACTTCCACTTTCAAAAATGTACAAGGAACAGAACTAAAACCAGCTGTCGTGAAAAAAGGATTTATTATTAAGGATGGCTATGCGACTAGTGGCGTAACAATTCCAGGCTATACATTAGTGGCAACACCATCGAACAAAAAAGGAACATTTGGTGCTAGTAATGTAACAGTTAATTATGTATATAAAGCGAATGGTTATGCATTAATCACAACATATAAAGACACACAAGGTAAAGACTTAAAACCACTAGCCATTGATACAAAAACATACAATATTAACGACCCGTACACTGCAACAGCTCTAAACATCCCAGGTTATACATTAACAACTACACCAGCCAATGAAAAAGGTGTATTTGGCGCAAGTGATGAAACAGTTAATTACGTATATAAAGCAAATGATTATACGTTAACAACTACCTACAAAGACGCAAACGGCAAAGAACTACAAGCACCTAAAGTAGACGCGAAAACTTATCATATCCAAGACACATACAAAACAACTGCAGCAGTCATTCCTGGATATACATTAGTCGCAACACCTAAGAATGACCAAGGTACTTTTGGAGCGAACAATGTAACCGTGAATTACGTGTACCAAACAAATGATTACACGCTAACTTCGACATTTAAAGATGCTCAAGGAAACGAATTAAAAGCAGCAGAAATAGACGCACAAAAATACCATATTCATGACACTTACACAACGAAAGCAGCCGTGATTCCGGGTTACACTTTAGAAAAAACACCAACGAACGAAACGGGTACTTTTAATGCGAGTGATATTCAAGTGAATTATGTGTATAAAGCAAATGATTATCAACTTACTTCTACTTTTAAAGATCAACAAGGCAACGAAATAGCATTACCAACAGTTGATGCAAAAACTTATCACATTCATGACGCGTATACAACGAAAGCTCGCTTGATTCCAGGGTATAGCCTAGTAGCTGCACCAACAAACCAAATAGGTGCTTTTGGAACAAGTGATGTAACAGTCAATTATGTGTATAAAAAAGATGCTATTATCAAACCTATTACTCCAGCGAAACCAACTATTCTTACAATAAAAACACCTGCAAGCAAAGTAATTAAGACTAAAGTAGTTAAGCAAACTCTTCCTAAAACAGGGGATGACGATGCTGGACTATTAAACCTACTAAGACTTATAGGACTCGTTTTAATTTTAGGCGTATTTTTGGCAGTCGGAAGTAAAAAATTAAGATAAGCATAACGTAGATTAAAACACCGCCGCAGATTGTTGTGGTGGTGTTTTAACTAATATATCCGACATTAGAAATACCCATTTTGGAAAAGATGTATGATTTTTATTGTAAAGAATTTTACAAAGGAAGAGGCGATTCTTTGTTAGAGAAAAAGTATCAAATCCATTTACAAAATCATTATGATGCAACGAGTAGGCAAGTGCAAAAGAAAGAAATAAAAGTCTTAAAAAAACGCAAAAATTTATTAATTGGGGAAGTTTTCCCATATCAAATTTGTTTAGAAAGCACGATGGAATATTCAAGATTTATGTTATGGTTTGAAAAAGAAGTCCAAAAAATCGTGAAAGAACTTTGGAATCAACATTTTATTATCAAGCTAACATTATCACAATTACATTTCCGCGAAACCATTCTTTTTTTAGAGCATTTAAAAGATTTTAGTAAACGGATAACGATTGAATTTATCGGTGAAGACACACCAGAAATAAAAAAACATTTTTCCGTCCAAGAGCAAGAAGCGTTTTTTATAGGGAAACTAAGAATGCTAAAAAAATGGAAATTCATTATTTCTAAACATATCGAAGGCTGCTCAGTGGAACAAACCCTTGCTTTTACCCCGTGTCTACATGAAATAAAATACACGATGAGCCAGCAAGCACGAATGGAAGAAAATATTATCGATTTGCACATGTTCATCGATTTTTGGGAATACTGGGCAACACATAAAAAATTGAAATTCGTAGTCGAAGTGAAAGAAGCGGATTTTATTACGAAGTCTTTGATGCATAAAAAGGTCCACGTACAGTTTGAGAATGCGTAGCGGATGAAGTGGACCCGAGAGTTTACTATTAATTAATAATGTTAAGCTGTAGAAAAAGGGAGAAATCTTTTTTACTACAGCTTTTTGATTGTACATTTTTTTGCCAATAAGTAATCTACGTTATCAACCTGAAAAGTAGATATAGAAAAAACCTTATCGCGAATGATAAGGTTTTTAATCACTATTAGACTGTTTTTTTCTTTCGTTTGATGAAAAATAGAATACCGAAGCTTAAACAAACAATTCCAGCTAATGACAAACTTAAGCTAGTAATATCACCTGTTTTTGGTAACTGTTTTTCGACTACTTTCACAGGTTGTTTGTCCGTACTTTTTCCACTGTTAACATCTGTACCATCTTTATCGTTTCCCGGACTTTGTTCGTTGTTAACATCTGTATCATCTTTATCTTTTGGTGGAGTAGGAGCGACAGGATTATCTGTACTTGGTTCTGCTGTCACATATACAATGACGTCTTTCGTAACATCTGATCCTGCAACGCTTAGTGTTACAACGTACTTACCAGGTGTTTGGAAGTCTACTGCGTCTGCGAAATTGCTAGTGATGGTTTCTGTTGCTGGAGTTACGCTTGCATGAATATCGGCAAGGAAGGCTGCTTCTGTTTTTGTAGTGCCTTCTTTGTAACTGATCTCGTCATCACTAGAAATGCTGATAGTTTCTTTGCCAGTATATGGCACAGTAACTCTTCCGGAAAATCTACCATAATCTTCATTTTCAAATGTGTAACTTACTTCACCGTTATCCGGTAAATTTTCCCACGTAATCGTTCTAGTAGCTGCATCATAAATTCCGCCGTTATCTGGTTTGATGATGGAAACAATATTACCATCCTTATCTAACAGATCTGTCGGAACAGCGTATACAAGTGTATTATTTTGTGTGGTTTGGGTTGGACTTACTAATGTTTGATCCATTGCTTGGTAATCATCATAATCGTCAGTAAAATAATCTGGTAAAAAACTAATATCTTTTAACTGGTTATTATTACATCTTACTTTCCCTATCGTATCTCCAACCGCTAGACTCGTTAGTTGATTATTATTACAAAATAAAATTAATAAATTTACGTTTTTACTAACATCTAAATCTGTAAGCTGATTGTCATCGCAATATAAAAACTCTAAAGCTAGATTTTGGGTAGTATCTAAATTCGTTAGTTGATTATTTTCACAAGATAACTCTATTAAAGCTAGATTTTGATCAATATCTATCTTCTTCAACTTATTGTTATCACAAGTCAAGTATGCTAGAGATTGATTTTGGCTAACGTCTAAGTTGGTTAACTGGTTATCAGAACAAATCAAAGTGCTTAAATTCGGATTTTGGCTAATATCTAAATCTGTAAGCTGATTTTTAGTACAACCAAGATTTGTTAAAGCTGGATTTTTACTAACATCTAAATTGGTTAACTGATTGACATCGCAAGCCAAATAACGTAAAGCGGAGTTTTTACTAACATCTAGCTTTGTTAACTGATTTCTAGGGCAATACAAATACTCTAAAGCTGTATTTTGGCTAACATCTAGTTGTGTTAACTCATTGTTTTCACAAGTCAATTCTTCTAGAGCAAGGTTTTTACTAACATCTAAATTCGCTAACGGGTTGTTAGAGCAAGCCAAGTCTTTTAGATTTAGATTTTTACTGACATCTATACTTTTTAGTTGATTATCCTCAAGATAAAGTATCTCTAATCCAGTCAAATATTCGATTCCAGTGCTATCTTCTATATCTTGGCTCCGTGCATCTAGTTTAGTTATTTTAGCTAATTCCTCGACAGTTACAGATTCATCCGCGTTTTTGTTCATTGTTTCTGCTACCTCTTTAGCTAAATTATCATCTGGAAAGTAGTCATTATAAGTTTTGGTTCCTGCTTGGACAAGTTGGTTTTTCA
The sequence above is drawn from the Listeria monocytogenes genome and encodes:
- a CDS encoding MucBP domain-containing protein, giving the protein MLKKIFIALIALVVIINTVSFTAVSASTPTWLEQTMNSNEPFIKEIEKETGKTRANITQTDLEAITALRVTGASDIPTNIDMLTHLTTLEVKNGTLSSVSNSVGNLKELKILVLNDNNLSTFPMIAFQLPKLEELQVSGGTIEEIPATITNMASHLKFLGILNNHLVKVPDAIFTTNWTNATGGDLDLMAAGNQIVTNIPANYISQFNNGDNLLEFYDNNYQKQDQLTTTPGYTIDVPVGTDFNQLTPDKTKLALTSGRTLLAQHEFEYYDDGSSSLIHNGVAAAPGQATIFIKSKFSTQSNKFARTQVTVNITALNGGPITVKHEDTKGQELAPPVILNGKDGDPYTTTQKTFPGYTLVATPANQNGTFTMNPATVNYVYSANDYKLTSTFKDAQGQELKAPVVDTKDYHIQDNYTTTAATIPGYSLVSTPANQNGTFGAGNVTVNYVYKKDDYTLTSTYKDTNGQELKAPVVDATTYHYQDTYTTTAAVFPGYTLVATPTNATGTFGSSNITVNYVYQANGYQLTSTFKDQQGKTIAPDDVDTKTYHVNDPYTTTAKTIPGYTLVTTPANDQGNFGTSDITVDYVYKAEDYTLTSTYKDAQGKELKQPVVDSKKYHIQDNYSTSAATIPGYTLVATPANETGTFHTSDVTVNYVYKLTDLKLTSTYKDAQGTELKPPVVDSKTYHIQDNYATTAAVIPGYTLVATPANQSGTFGSTDIQVNYVYQAVAYKLTSTYKDQQGNDLALPKVDSKTYHIQDGYTTSDIAIPGYTLVAAPTNQTGTFGASDVTVNYVYKANDYTLTSTYKDAQGKELKTPVIDSQKYHINDTYTTTGATIPGYTLVAAPANQSGTFGAANVTVNYVYKADDYTLTSTYKDANGKELKAPVVDSKTYHTKDNYSTSAATIPGYTLVAAPANQTGTFNTSNVTVNYVYKANEYTLTSTFKNVQGTELKPAVVKKGFIIKDGYATSGVTIPGYTLVATPSNKKGTFGASNVTVNYVYKANGYALITTYKDTQGKDLKPLAIDTKTYNINDPYTATALNIPGYTLTTTPANEKGVFGASDETVNYVYKANDYTLTTTYKDANGKELQAPKVDAKTYHIQDTYKTTAAVIPGYTLVATPKNDQGTFGANNVTVNYVYQTNDYTLTSTFKDAQGNELKAAEIDAQKYHIHDTYTTKAAVIPGYTLEKTPTNETGTFNASDIQVNYVYKANDYQLTSTFKDQQGNEIALPTVDAKTYHIHDAYTTKARLIPGYSLVAAPTNQIGAFGTSDVTVNYVYKKDAIIKPITPAKPTILTIKTPASKVIKTKVVKQTLPKTGDDDAGLLNLLRLIGLVLILGVFLAVGSKKLR
- a CDS encoding lmo0331 family class 1 internalin is translated as MKLSKFFTIIALSATVTSSLPIPMVKAESTTANEMKTENQLLKTELKETPKEKTPNNNLKNQLVQAGTKTYNDYFPDDNLAKEVAETMNKNADESVTVEELAKITKLDARSQDIEDSTGIEYLTGLEILYLEDNQLKSIDVSKNLNLKDLACSNNPLANLDVSKNLALEELTCENNELTQLDVSQNTALEYLYCPRNQLTKLDVSKNSALRYLACDVNQLTNLDVSKNPALTNLGCTKNQLTDLDISQNPNLSTLICSDNQLTNLDVSQNQSLAYLTCDNNKLKKIDIDQNLALIELSCENNQLTNLDTTQNLALEFLYCDDNQLTDLDVSKNVNLLILFCNNNQLTSLAVGDTIGKVRCNNNQLKDISFLPDYFTDDYDDYQAMDQTLVSPTQTTQNNTLVYAVPTDLLDKDGNIVSIIKPDNGGIYDAATRTITWENLPDNGEVSYTFENEDYGRFSGRVTVPYTGKETISISSDDEISYKEGTTKTEAAFLADIHASVTPATETITSNFADAVDFQTPGKYVVTLSVAGSDVTKDVIVYVTAEPSTDNPVAPTPPKDKDDTDVNNEQSPGNDKDGTDVNSGKSTDKQPVKVVEKQLPKTGDITSLSLSLAGIVCLSFGILFFIKRKKKTV
- a CDS encoding XRE/MutR family transcriptional regulator, encoding MISYGELIRQIRQSKKISQKEVYTGVISKSYAIEFEKGTHAISSLLLEKIVAKLMVSMEEFFLMYHQEELPEKEDFWETYARTCKTDEASAWESLYQKISLEKGKVNQVKSAAIKLELDHIKGKQVADKKAVQILENYLIEAVFWTLQDIFLFTRMMHYLPLKSRVPFYYKLLNTLDRYRHFERGRSILQSALASIMDDFIERNEIEHMELMIKSLEKISEDCDGTYFKILCMYYRGIVRWGEGEEREGGEEIDQAVAILRALGYENKAAEYETMYRQFARENNDIKTME
- a CDS encoding XRE/MutR family transcriptional regulator, translating into MGSYGELIREIRLSKGLTQKEVYTGIISRSYAIGFEKGKHEITLSLFEEILKRIMVPLDEFFFIYRDFSSTEDDSFWIDFVELSGKNDVVGMQALLDKITLERTEQSEVRKAILHTRIQTINHYLRTNVFDESNISDEYKKIIHDYLWKMQTWTLEEVRIFSNGISFFEEEVQIHFYQIMLKSYEKYRYYDRGRLLFCHLFANLTDELIIQNKINYANLVLEKLKEASETSGSFNSAFYRIVANYYQGAIWMKEGEVEKGYHQAKRAIQTWKELHYEAIADLYSVVLKQFLEKENIQVED